A portion of the Sulfuricurvum kujiense DSM 16994 genome contains these proteins:
- the glyQ gene encoding glycine--tRNA ligase subunit alpha has translation MITFGDMLLKLQQFWNDQGCAIVQPYDIAAGAGTFHPATFLRSLDSQPWSVAYVAPSRRPTDGRYGENPNRLGSYYQFQVLIKPSPENIQELYLKSLEYLGLNLKDHDIRFVEDNWESPTLGAWGLGWEVWLNGMEVTQFTYFQQVGGVSCDPVAVEITYGTERLAMYLQGVDTVFDIVWSENKFGKTLYRDIHKEGEIEFSKYNFEIADTAMLFAEFEAKAAECKRCLDAELPLPAYDLCMMASHTFNTLDARKAISVTERANYILKIRELAKGCAELYKSQEEARNLRVKA, from the coding sequence ATGATTACGTTTGGTGACATGCTTTTAAAACTTCAACAATTTTGGAATGATCAAGGGTGCGCAATCGTACAGCCTTACGATATAGCCGCGGGGGCGGGAACCTTTCATCCTGCTACCTTTCTGCGCTCACTCGATTCACAGCCGTGGTCGGTCGCCTATGTTGCACCGAGCCGCCGTCCGACAGACGGCCGCTACGGTGAAAATCCAAACCGTTTGGGAAGCTATTATCAGTTTCAGGTGCTCATTAAACCGAGCCCTGAAAATATCCAAGAGCTTTATCTCAAAAGTCTCGAATACCTGGGGCTCAATCTGAAAGACCACGATATCCGTTTTGTCGAAGACAACTGGGAATCTCCGACTCTCGGTGCCTGGGGGCTTGGATGGGAAGTATGGCTAAACGGGATGGAAGTGACCCAGTTTACCTATTTTCAGCAGGTCGGCGGCGTCAGCTGCGATCCCGTAGCCGTTGAGATCACCTACGGAACGGAACGTCTTGCAATGTATCTTCAGGGAGTTGATACTGTATTTGATATCGTGTGGAGCGAAAACAAATTCGGCAAAACCCTTTATCGAGATATTCATAAAGAGGGTGAGATCGAGTTTAGCAAGTACAACTTCGAAATTGCCGATACCGCGATGCTCTTTGCCGAATTCGAAGCCAAAGCAGCCGAATGCAAACGCTGCCTTGACGCCGAGCTTCCCCTTCCGGCATACGATCTGTGCATGATGGCGTCTCACACGTTTAATACTCTTGATGCACGCAAAGCGATCTCGGTCACCGAACGGGCAAACTATATCCTAAAAATTCGAGAGTTGGCCAAAGGCTGTGCGGAACTCTATAAATCACAAGAAGAGGCAAGAAACCTCCGCGTCAAAGCATAA
- a CDS encoding cytochrome-c peroxidase: protein MKTLILSGIVATSVMGASLIDEAKNAGLKAIPANPKAVEKLTSNPKNPTTAAKVELGKMLYFEPRLSKSGLISCNTCHNLAIGGTDGMAAAIGHKWTSNPHGLSSPTVYNAVFYSQQFWDGRSPHLEDQAQGPIQAGPEMAAPKDFVTGVVTSMPQYVSAFQSAYGKDIKITFEKIADTIAVFERTLVTPSRYDAFLNGNKKALTQAEQKGLKTFIDKGCATCHNDIALGGTMQAFGVVAPYKYMNVGDFKGDKNGMVRVPTLRNVTQSAPYFHNGQIATLPEAIKEMGRIQLGVNLNDEEVTSIQTFLQSLEGKKPTIVYPMLPASTEKTPKVDVVNN from the coding sequence ATGAAGACATTGATTCTCTCTGGCATCGTTGCCACCTCTGTTATGGGTGCTTCACTGATCGATGAAGCTAAAAATGCGGGACTCAAAGCGATCCCTGCAAATCCCAAAGCGGTTGAAAAACTCACTTCCAATCCTAAAAATCCGACTACAGCAGCCAAAGTCGAACTCGGAAAAATGCTCTATTTCGAACCGCGCCTCTCCAAAAGCGGTTTGATCAGCTGTAATACCTGCCACAATCTTGCAATCGGCGGGACAGACGGAATGGCTGCGGCCATCGGACATAAATGGACCTCAAACCCGCACGGCCTCAGTTCGCCGACCGTCTATAACGCCGTATTCTACAGCCAGCAATTCTGGGACGGACGCAGTCCGCACCTCGAAGACCAAGCCCAAGGACCGATCCAGGCAGGACCTGAAATGGCGGCACCGAAAGATTTCGTAACCGGCGTAGTCACTTCAATGCCGCAATACGTTTCCGCATTCCAGAGCGCATACGGCAAAGATATCAAAATCACGTTTGAAAAAATCGCCGATACGATCGCCGTATTCGAACGTACGCTCGTAACACCCTCACGCTACGATGCATTCCTCAACGGAAACAAAAAAGCACTTACACAAGCTGAGCAAAAAGGGCTTAAAACTTTTATCGACAAAGGGTGTGCAACGTGTCATAACGATATCGCTCTGGGCGGAACCATGCAGGCTTTCGGTGTTGTCGCTCCATACAAATATATGAATGTAGGCGATTTCAAAGGGGACAAAAACGGCATGGTCCGTGTACCGACATTGCGTAACGTTACCCAAAGCGCACCGTATTTCCACAACGGCCAAATCGCAACACTCCCTGAAGCGATCAAAGAGATGGGGCGCATCCAACTCGGTGTTAATTTGAACGACGAAGAAGTGACATCGATCCAAACGTTCTTACAATCACTTGAAGGAAAAAAACCGACCATCGTCTATCCGATGCTTCCCGCATCAACGGAAAAAACACCTAAAGTCGACGTTGTAAACAACTAA
- a CDS encoding L,D-transpeptidase family protein has protein sequence MLKIIVILLTSFSLSSLVASEQLMVVLSPELNATSASMQRYEKQDHWVKVGDKIPVTLGRSGLGYVAFKEPLKNEGDGRSPAGLFPLIAAFGYDQNTTFKLPYWYADENLYCVDDVNDSRYNKILRIYDKSSLPASYEVMRRSDGVYRYGAVVGYNVSAQSGRGSCIFIHLNHSDKRPTSGCTAMDEAPLRELLQWLDPVKKPQLLQILKSECRKYKKEFEGIECN, from the coding sequence ATGTTGAAAATAATTGTTATTCTATTGACCTCATTTTCTCTTTCATCACTGGTTGCTTCCGAGCAGTTAATGGTCGTTCTTTCACCTGAACTCAATGCGACCAGTGCGTCGATGCAGAGGTATGAGAAGCAGGACCACTGGGTAAAAGTGGGTGATAAAATCCCCGTTACCCTCGGGCGAAGCGGTTTAGGCTATGTTGCATTTAAAGAGCCTTTGAAAAATGAGGGGGACGGGCGTTCACCGGCGGGTCTGTTTCCGCTGATAGCTGCTTTTGGATACGACCAAAACACGACGTTTAAACTTCCATATTGGTATGCGGATGAAAATCTCTATTGTGTTGACGACGTCAACGATTCGCGCTATAACAAAATACTCCGAATTTATGACAAAAGTTCACTTCCGGCAAGTTATGAAGTCATGCGCCGGTCTGACGGCGTTTATCGCTACGGTGCGGTAGTCGGATATAACGTATCGGCTCAAAGCGGGCGGGGATCATGTATTTTTATCCATCTGAATCATTCCGACAAACGTCCCACATCCGGATGCACGGCAATGGATGAAGCGCCGCTTCGTGAATTGCTTCAATGGCTGGATCCTGTTAAAAAACCGCAGTTGCTTCAAATACTAAAAAGTGAATGTCGGAAATATAAAAAAGAATTTGAGGGAATAGAGTGTAATTAG
- a CDS encoding response regulator transcription factor, translating to MIKSKILLLEDDPNLSESVSEYLEEQGFEVVCVYDAHTAEDSLYEQKYDLLLLDVNVPSGDGFSLLKESRKRGNSTPAIFITSRNAMSDVEAGFESGGDDYIRKPFALKELLLRIQTILKRNFYHNPTDVLTLAEGITYDINNQVLTVYGDVQNLQLKEHKLLKLFIQHKNELLSHEMIMENLWDYDEIPSDGSLRTYIKTLRKLLGKDSIVSHKRLGYQFR from the coding sequence ATGATTAAAAGTAAAATTCTCCTTCTTGAAGACGATCCGAACCTATCCGAAAGTGTCAGTGAATACTTAGAAGAACAAGGGTTTGAAGTTGTCTGCGTCTACGATGCCCACACGGCGGAAGACAGCCTCTATGAGCAAAAGTATGATTTGCTCCTCCTGGATGTGAATGTCCCTTCGGGTGACGGTTTTTCACTTCTCAAAGAGAGCCGGAAAAGGGGCAATTCCACCCCCGCTATTTTTATCACATCCCGTAATGCGATGAGTGATGTCGAAGCGGGATTCGAGAGCGGAGGAGACGACTATATCCGAAAACCGTTTGCCCTTAAAGAGCTGCTTCTTCGAATACAGACCATTCTAAAGCGGAATTTTTATCACAACCCCACCGATGTTCTGACACTGGCTGAGGGAATTACCTACGATATCAATAACCAAGTGCTAACCGTTTACGGAGATGTCCAAAATCTCCAGCTAAAAGAGCATAAGCTTCTCAAGCTCTTCATCCAGCATAAAAATGAGCTCCTCTCTCATGAGATGATTATGGAAAATCTATGGGATTACGATGAAATCCCTAGTGACGGAAGTCTGCGCACTTACATCAAAACGCTTCGCAAACTCCTCGGAAAGGACTCCATTGTCAGCCACAAACGCCTCGGGTATCAGTTTCGCTAA
- a CDS encoding AAA family ATPase — MQILIGQIDRIIYQNNGFFIAVLKSGDKISAHYYESDVDHLANAAVTLKGSWEEHRQHGRTFKAHTLIVNQNELFFFLNRVVKGFTKKLTAELIEKYGTDGLIEILDNDIERLMEIKGMNEKRLLKLSDGWKQFRSMRLLGEFLAPFGVTPALLRLIAGAMKEIKNPIEAIKHNPYGLMRINGIGFKKADEIALNMGLQSDDERRIQAAMEYTLSEYCEQEGNSCIERGALFNKLDLLVSLGEHSKYGEALEDRLREGSITLLPSAKLSPTRIYEAELLLLNEFRGRGKTKNDPLTGDLESFLKTHSLNLGEQQLSALELINQGSGLIFLVGYAGTGKSTTAKALLDLLATRHEPSLIMTCALSGIASQRIRERSGYQSATIQSLLVKFESHDTLPYQVILIDEASMINSTLFARLMAKIERSATVIIVGDDAQLPPIGAGSPLSDAIALNLAPAVMLTQIYRQREGQAIALIANDVRQGIIPPYQKEYEDFTFIPVELSNRHALKRSLSDAEFDDAIHIQNNNLLAAIAEVTLKYLPHSREKLQTKQIREYLNAFQVISPMRGNTLGVDNLNILLQEYFNPNAKKKIKTFKGEFRLHDKVVHIKNENILSYTPEEFKEGIEPSERRIFNGMCGLVFRLDEDEELCYVFYPNEELIVQYKYEQISDYLNLSYALSVHKVQGMEYERVVMVMSFSHHIMLNTKLLYTALTRAKGHCILVGEGGAFESACRRLEHTKRTTVMQELRTN, encoded by the coding sequence ATGCAAATACTCATCGGCCAAATCGATCGAATCATTTACCAAAACAACGGCTTTTTTATCGCCGTCCTTAAAAGCGGCGATAAAATCAGCGCCCATTATTACGAAAGTGACGTCGATCATCTCGCAAACGCCGCAGTCACTCTCAAAGGCTCATGGGAAGAACATCGCCAACACGGGCGGACATTTAAAGCCCATACGCTGATCGTTAACCAAAACGAACTCTTCTTTTTTCTTAATCGTGTCGTCAAGGGATTTACCAAAAAGCTTACGGCCGAATTGATTGAGAAATACGGTACCGACGGACTCATCGAGATTTTAGACAACGATATTGAGCGTCTAATGGAGATTAAAGGGATGAATGAGAAACGTCTCCTTAAGCTCTCGGACGGATGGAAACAGTTTCGCTCGATGCGTCTGCTCGGAGAGTTTCTAGCCCCTTTCGGCGTTACCCCCGCTTTGCTTCGACTGATCGCAGGAGCAATGAAAGAGATCAAAAATCCTATCGAAGCGATCAAACATAATCCCTACGGATTGATGCGTATCAATGGCATAGGATTTAAAAAAGCCGATGAGATAGCTTTGAATATGGGATTACAAAGCGATGACGAACGTCGTATCCAAGCGGCGATGGAATATACTCTCAGCGAATACTGCGAACAAGAGGGGAACAGCTGTATCGAACGGGGGGCACTGTTTAACAAACTCGATCTGCTCGTATCCCTTGGAGAACATTCCAAATACGGCGAAGCTCTGGAAGATCGTCTCCGTGAAGGGAGCATCACGCTCCTACCTAGTGCAAAACTCTCCCCTACCCGAATTTATGAGGCCGAATTGCTTTTATTAAACGAATTCAGAGGGCGGGGGAAAACTAAGAATGACCCCTTAACCGGTGATCTGGAATCGTTCTTAAAAACCCATTCGCTGAATCTTGGAGAACAGCAGCTTAGTGCACTGGAACTGATCAATCAGGGGAGCGGATTGATTTTTCTTGTCGGATATGCGGGGACGGGAAAAAGTACGACCGCCAAAGCGCTTCTTGATCTTTTGGCGACACGTCATGAGCCGAGTCTCATCATGACGTGTGCCCTGAGCGGTATCGCATCTCAGCGCATTCGTGAACGCAGCGGCTATCAAAGTGCGACGATCCAAAGCCTGCTGGTCAAATTCGAATCTCACGACACGCTTCCTTATCAGGTGATTTTGATTGATGAGGCCTCTATGATCAATTCAACCCTCTTTGCACGTCTCATGGCGAAAATTGAGCGTTCCGCAACCGTCATTATCGTCGGCGACGATGCACAGCTCCCCCCTATCGGAGCCGGAAGCCCCTTAAGCGATGCGATTGCATTGAATCTCGCCCCTGCCGTTATGCTGACTCAGATTTACCGCCAAAGAGAGGGACAAGCGATAGCACTTATCGCCAATGACGTCCGGCAAGGTATTATTCCCCCCTACCAAAAAGAGTATGAAGATTTTACCTTTATCCCGGTAGAGCTCTCCAACCGCCATGCCCTCAAACGCTCTTTGAGCGATGCGGAGTTCGATGATGCGATCCACATCCAAAACAACAATCTCCTAGCCGCTATCGCCGAAGTGACGCTGAAATATCTCCCCCATTCACGTGAAAAGCTCCAAACCAAACAGATACGGGAATACCTAAACGCCTTTCAGGTGATCTCTCCGATGCGCGGCAATACACTCGGAGTCGATAATCTCAATATTCTCCTTCAAGAGTATTTCAACCCCAACGCGAAAAAAAAGATCAAAACATTCAAAGGTGAATTTCGGCTCCACGATAAAGTGGTTCATATTAAAAACGAAAATATCCTCTCCTACACACCCGAAGAGTTTAAAGAGGGAATCGAACCGAGTGAACGGCGAATTTTTAACGGTATGTGCGGGCTCGTATTTCGGCTCGATGAAGATGAGGAACTCTGTTATGTCTTCTACCCCAATGAAGAGTTGATCGTACAGTACAAGTATGAGCAAATCAGCGATTACCTCAATCTCTCATATGCTCTGAGCGTTCATAAAGTACAGGGAATGGAGTATGAGCGTGTCGTAATGGTTATGAGTTTTTCACACCATATAATGCTTAATACCAAACTCCTCTATACGGCACTTACACGTGCAAAAGGGCATTGTATCCTTGTAGGAGAAGGTGGAGCATTTGAGTCGGCATGCAGACGCTTGGAACATACCAAACGTACAACCGTAATGCAGGAATTGCGAACTAACTAA
- a CDS encoding DUF2202 domain-containing protein produces the protein MKIKNSAVSSSLTQTDVTKLLYMIEEEKMARDVYDALYEQTGLSIFDKISDSEQTHYSTLLKTASKLGVDTGSLSTQAGVFTDVTVQSLYDQLILQGSQSTSNAIGVGILIEETDISDLQTSIDETTVSSLDQVYSNLLNASLNHLWAFDSIA, from the coding sequence ATGAAAATAAAAAACAGTGCTGTTTCTTCTTCACTCACACAAACCGACGTTACCAAATTGCTTTACATGATCGAAGAAGAGAAAATGGCCAGAGACGTGTATGATGCTTTATACGAACAAACCGGTTTAAGTATCTTTGACAAAATATCCGATTCCGAACAAACGCATTATTCTACACTCCTTAAAACGGCTTCAAAATTAGGAGTGGATACCGGCTCTTTATCGACACAAGCGGGAGTATTCACCGACGTTACCGTCCAAAGCCTCTATGACCAACTGATTTTGCAAGGATCACAATCGACATCTAATGCTATCGGAGTCGGTATTTTGATCGAAGAGACCGATATCAGCGATTTGCAAACATCGATCGATGAGACAACCGTATCTTCTCTTGATCAGGTATATTCCAATCTGTTAAATGCCTCTTTAAACCACCTTTGGGCGTTTGACAGCATAGCTTAA
- a CDS encoding Na+/H+ antiporter NhaC family protein — protein MAVLVGEFIIADFNPLNTFILMAERFGGLLSEGWVLKTLAFAVMVGSAMALIERSGGVDGLVHELSIKRSWVQSKRGALMPSFIAGIVVFIESSITSLVAGAIGRPFCDRYGISRAKLAFVCDSTSAPVCSLIPLNGWGALLLGLIGGQITAGLITGESATWLVQSVAFNFYAYIALIITFVTIWFEIDIGPMRHAAVVPPAIECSDDDRGHFGLFLWPMVWMITGVIAFMFMTGEGDIFKGSGSTSIFYTLIITLILMWGYYRFKNALTTREFLSTTLQGAKAMAPIAAILLFAFAIGGVSSDMEVGKYLASFIGDYLPSSYLAGAIFILAAIIAFATGTSWGTFSIMLPIAVPLAVGLDAPIALCMGAVISGGVFGDHCSPISDTTIISAMASGCEVGEHTKTQLPYALISAGAALILFIMFGFLLA, from the coding sequence ATGGCCGTTTTGGTCGGCGAATTTATCATTGCCGATTTTAATCCGTTGAATACTTTTATACTGATGGCGGAGCGATTCGGAGGACTGCTAAGCGAGGGGTGGGTACTCAAAACCCTTGCGTTTGCCGTCATGGTCGGTTCAGCCATGGCATTGATAGAGCGAAGCGGCGGCGTGGACGGTCTGGTCCATGAGCTCAGTATCAAACGCTCATGGGTACAAAGCAAACGGGGGGCTCTGATGCCCAGCTTTATCGCAGGGATTGTCGTTTTTATCGAGTCCTCCATCACATCGCTCGTAGCCGGTGCGATCGGACGCCCGTTTTGTGACCGCTACGGTATCAGCCGCGCCAAACTCGCCTTTGTCTGCGATTCCACGTCGGCACCGGTTTGCTCACTCATCCCTCTAAACGGTTGGGGAGCTCTTTTATTGGGACTCATCGGCGGGCAAATCACGGCGGGACTTATTACCGGAGAGAGCGCAACCTGGCTTGTACAATCTGTCGCTTTCAATTTTTACGCCTACATCGCCCTTATCATCACCTTTGTCACCATCTGGTTTGAAATCGATATCGGGCCGATGCGGCACGCTGCCGTTGTTCCTCCCGCCATTGAATGTTCGGATGATGACAGAGGTCACTTCGGGCTTTTTTTATGGCCGATGGTGTGGATGATTACCGGAGTCATCGCATTTATGTTTATGACGGGCGAAGGAGATATTTTCAAAGGTTCCGGCTCAACCTCTATTTTCTATACCCTTATCATCACACTAATCCTAATGTGGGGATATTATCGATTCAAAAATGCTCTCACTACCCGTGAATTTTTATCTACTACCCTTCAGGGTGCGAAAGCAATGGCTCCGATCGCCGCAATTTTGTTATTTGCTTTTGCTATCGGAGGGGTCAGTTCGGATATGGAGGTGGGTAAATACCTCGCATCGTTTATCGGCGACTATCTCCCTTCTTCTTATTTGGCCGGAGCTATTTTTATTTTAGCGGCAATCATTGCATTTGCAACCGGAACGAGTTGGGGAACATTTAGCATTATGCTGCCGATTGCCGTCCCTTTAGCTGTCGGGCTTGACGCGCCGATTGCACTATGTATGGGCGCCGTCATCTCCGGAGGTGTTTTTGGAGACCACTGCTCTCCTATCTCCGATACCACGATTATCTCTGCAATGGCAAGCGGATGTGAAGTAGGAGAACATACAAAAACACAGCTTCCATACGCTCTTATTTCAGCAGGAGCGGCTCTTATTTTATTTATTATGTTCGGATTTCTTTTAGCGTAA
- a CDS encoding D-alanyl-D-alanine carboxypeptidase family protein yields MLKSLIFFFLLLCITSLHAEIDSEKLDKLNVEALLVKNLKNNEILYSKEALREVKPASLTKIMTATLAIEQGELTRLVVISKEMLQVEPTKAGYKEGEIFLLGDLINAAMIKSDNDAAMAVAIAIGGSIENFNKMMNAKAASIGMVNTVFTNPCGFDIGNHHSTPQDLLTLAEYAIKNPVFNDITRLNQHTYYSLNTARKFVANTHNQLLNKYEYAVGVKTGYTSKAGPCLIARAKKEDRDCLIVMLNSKENRWKTAKEIFEQVFVPSQDVLASL; encoded by the coding sequence ATGCTCAAATCTCTCATCTTCTTTTTTCTTCTTCTATGCATTACTTCTCTTCATGCCGAAATCGATTCTGAAAAACTGGATAAATTGAATGTAGAAGCGTTATTGGTCAAAAATCTCAAAAATAACGAAATACTCTATTCAAAAGAGGCACTTCGCGAGGTTAAACCGGCAAGTCTTACTAAAATTATGACGGCTACTTTGGCCATAGAACAGGGAGAATTAACCCGTCTGGTCGTTATTTCCAAAGAGATGCTTCAAGTGGAGCCTACCAAAGCGGGCTACAAAGAGGGGGAAATCTTTTTATTGGGTGATCTCATTAATGCGGCCATGATTAAATCGGATAACGATGCGGCGATGGCGGTTGCAATAGCCATCGGAGGATCGATAGAAAATTTCAATAAGATGATGAATGCCAAAGCCGCATCCATAGGGATGGTCAATACCGTTTTTACGAACCCGTGCGGCTTCGATATCGGCAATCACCACTCTACGCCGCAAGATCTTCTGACACTGGCGGAATATGCTATCAAAAATCCTGTTTTTAACGATATCACCCGCTTAAACCAGCATACCTATTATTCGCTCAATACGGCACGAAAATTTGTCGCCAATACCCACAATCAGCTTCTAAACAAATATGAGTACGCGGTCGGTGTCAAAACGGGCTATACCTCAAAAGCGGGACCATGCTTAATCGCCCGTGCTAAAAAAGAAGACAGAGATTGTCTGATCGTAATGCTCAATTCCAAAGAGAACCGCTGGAAAACCGCCAAAGAGATTTTTGAGCAGGTATTTGTTCCTTCGCAGGATGTTTTAGCCTCTTTGTAA
- a CDS encoding sensor histidine kinase, translated as MSATNASGISFAKYRTLKSFLTLYGVMSVLILALLGILYFQYAKSLMLSSHRLAMQLESESYVPKLKKWLEDDRNLSSFPKDLAYTTALYGYDQQPIVSRLDTAAIDFKENIYLSADHVYLIIPLSPYGMGEYYLIFETQDDGLWRQQALKITLIFGAVLFLMLSGVGYLLSRLILRPMNEAIALLDDFIKDTTHELNTPVSAILTNIESLETDALSPSAQKKIKRIEIASRTISTLYDDLTYLILNHDLSVENTTLDLSRLLHERLEYFRHRIEQKKLILDLTISPDVSLTIDLTKATRVIDNLLSNAIKYNHHGGTIKITLQPQMLCVEDNGIGIPDAMIERVFERYMRADKSVGGFGIGLNIVAMIAKEYNLNITIESEEKVGTKICVTWS; from the coding sequence TTGTCAGCCACAAACGCCTCGGGTATCAGTTTCGCTAAATACCGAACCCTCAAAAGCTTTCTGACCCTGTATGGGGTAATGTCGGTGTTAATCCTGGCACTGCTGGGAATTCTCTATTTTCAATACGCCAAATCGCTCATGCTCTCTTCCCATCGTCTTGCGATGCAGTTGGAATCTGAAAGCTACGTCCCCAAGCTCAAAAAATGGCTCGAAGACGACCGAAATCTCTCCTCTTTCCCGAAAGATTTAGCCTATACGACAGCGCTTTACGGATACGATCAGCAGCCGATAGTTTCACGGCTGGATACCGCCGCCATCGATTTTAAAGAGAATATCTATCTCTCAGCTGATCATGTCTATCTGATCATCCCCCTCTCACCGTACGGGATGGGGGAATATTATCTGATATTCGAAACTCAAGATGACGGACTATGGCGACAGCAAGCCCTGAAAATCACCCTTATTTTCGGAGCGGTTTTATTTCTGATGCTCTCAGGTGTCGGTTATCTCCTCTCCCGGCTGATTCTCCGTCCGATGAACGAGGCTATTGCCCTGCTCGATGATTTTATCAAAGATACCACCCATGAGCTCAATACCCCCGTCAGCGCTATTCTCACCAATATCGAATCACTGGAGACGGATGCCCTTTCCCCCTCGGCACAAAAAAAGATAAAACGGATCGAAATCGCTTCACGTACCATTTCAACACTCTATGACGACCTTACCTACCTCATCCTAAACCACGATCTTTCCGTTGAAAATACGACTCTCGATCTTAGCCGCCTTTTGCATGAGAGACTGGAGTATTTCCGCCATCGTATCGAGCAAAAAAAACTTATTTTGGATTTGACGATCAGCCCTGATGTCTCACTCACCATCGATCTTACCAAAGCGACCCGTGTTATCGACAATCTTCTTTCAAACGCGATTAAATACAACCATCACGGCGGTACAATCAAAATCACTCTTCAGCCGCAAATGCTCTGTGTCGAAGATAACGGAATCGGTATTCCCGATGCGATGATCGAGCGGGTGTTTGAGCGCTACATGCGCGCCGATAAAAGTGTCGGAGGGTTCGGAATCGGACTGAATATCGTAGCGATGATTGCCAAAGAATATAACTTGAATATTACGATTGAATCGGAAGAGAAAGTCGGAACAAAGATCTGCGTGACGTGGAGTTAG
- a CDS encoding c-type cytochrome, which yields MKTLFAILGLSLMLSAADGGALYQKCSACHGAKAEKAALGKSEVIAGWKVDKTVDALKGYKAGTRNTKGMGSIMKGQTASLSDSDMKALGEYIAGLK from the coding sequence ATGAAAACATTGTTTGCAATTTTAGGCTTAAGTCTTATGTTGAGTGCAGCCGACGGCGGCGCTTTGTATCAAAAATGCAGCGCATGTCACGGTGCAAAAGCAGAAAAGGCGGCTTTAGGAAAATCGGAAGTGATTGCCGGATGGAAAGTAGATAAAACAGTAGACGCTCTAAAAGGGTATAAAGCGGGAACACGCAATACCAAAGGGATGGGGTCAATCATGAAAGGACAAACGGCATCGCTTAGCGATAGCGATATGAAAGCACTCGGTGAATACATTGCAGGGCTAAAATAG